The following coding sequences lie in one Primulina huaijiensis isolate GDHJ02 chromosome 2, ASM1229523v2, whole genome shotgun sequence genomic window:
- the LOC140960184 gene encoding ent-kaurenoic acid oxidase 2-like produces the protein MGWMIILVGCFCGVWVVKWALKGVNCWYCERELGEKRYQLPPGDFGWPFIGNMWSFLRAFKSANPESFISYFVNRFGHTGMYKVHMFGNPGIIVTTAETCRRVLTDDDSFKPGWPSATVNLIGKNSFVGIFDEEHRRLRKLTSSPVNGQESLSVYLKYIEDNVILALENWADMGQIEFLTELRKLTFRIIMYIFLSSESEDVMETLEREYTALNYGVRALAINIPGFSYHKALKARKKLVAVLQGTVTERRERRRKHDLPSERKDMMEALMDAEDEYGRRLNDEEIIDVLVMYLNAGHESSGHITMWATLFLQNHPHVFEKAKAEQEEIVKNRPPGQQGLTLREVRQMEYLSKVIDETLRIITFSLVVFREARNDVHISGYTIPKGWKVLVWFRGVHLDPETYVEPKKFDPSRWDGFTPKAGNFLPFGAGSRLCPGNDLAKIEIAIFLHYFILSYKLERHNPTSPLMYLPHSRPKDNCLGRIRRVATRDV, from the exons ATGGGTTGGATGATTATATTAGTGGGGTGTTTTTGTGGGGTTTGGGTGGTGAAATGGGCGTTAAAGGGTGTAAATTGCTGGTATTGTGAGAGGGAATTGGGTGAGAAAAGGTATCAACTTCCGCCAGGTGATTTCGGTTGGCCGTTTATTGGTAACATGTGGTCCTTCCTTAGAGCTTTCAAGTCTGCCAATCCCGAATCGTTCATCTCCTACTTCGTTAACAG ATTTGGACATACTGGAATGTACAAAGTGCACATGTTTGGGAACCCTGGTATAATTGTCACCACAGCAGAAACATGTCGGAGAGTTTTAACCGATGACGACTCGTTTAAGCCCGGTTGGCCATCGGCCACCGTGAACCTCATCGGGAAGAATTCATTTGTCGGAATTTTCGATGAGGAGCATCGGCGGCTGCGCAAGTTGACATCGTCACCGGTGAATGGGCAAGAATCGTTATCTGTTTACCTGAAATATATAGAAGATAATGTGATATTGGCCTTAGAAAACTGGGCAGATATGGGACAAATCGAGTTCCTGACTGAACTTAGGAAACTAACTTTTAGGATAATAATGTACATTTTCTTGAGCTCGGAAAGTGAAGATGTTATGGAGACTTTGGAGAGGGAGTATACCGCATTGAATTATGGAGTCAGAGCATTGGCAATCAATATTCCTGGATTTTCTTACCATAAGGCACTTAAG GCACGAAAAAAACTTGTCGCTGTTCTTCAAGGTACAGTTACGGAACGCAGGGAGCGGAGGAGGAAACATGATCTGCCAAGCGAGAGGAAAGACATGATGGAAGCTCTAATGGATGCAGAAGACGAATACGGTAGAAGATTGAATGACGAAGAGATTATCGACGTTTTGGTCATGTACCTAAATGCTGGCCACGAATCCTCGGGGCACATTACTATGTGGGCTACGCTGTTCCTCCAAAACCATCCCCATGTGTTCGAAAAAGCCAAG GCAGAGCAAGAAGAAATTGTGAAAAACAGGCCACCGGGCCAACAAGGATTGACACTTAGAGAAGTTAGACAAATGGAGTATCTTTCCAAG GTAATCGACGAAACACTCCGCATCATAACGTTCTCGCTCGTGGTCTTCCGAGAGGCAAGGAACGACGTTCACATCAGTG GTTACACGATCCCAAAAGGATGGAAAGTTTTGGTATGGTTTAGGGGTGTTCATCTAGATCCTGAAACATATGTTGAACCGAAGAAGTTTGATCCTTCGAGATGGGAT GGATTCACACCCAAAGCCGGGAATTTTCTTCCTTTCGGCGCTGGAAGCAGATTGTGCCCCGGAAACGATCTTGCCAAGATTGAAATCGCGATATTTCTTCACTATTTTATCTTAAGCTACAA GCTTGAGAGGCACAATCCTACAAGTCCGTTGATGTACCTACCACATTCCAGGCCTAAAGACAATTGTCTGGGGAGGATAAGAAGAGTTGCTACTCGAGATGTATAG